One genomic segment of Maridesulfovibrio ferrireducens includes these proteins:
- a CDS encoding NifB/NifX family molybdenum-iron cluster-binding protein — protein sequence MNGKVEQKLGTAAYLLVIETEDMSFEVMAGPSRSAGPGAGVQIISQVVGMGARIILVGQVAPHIVKTLGKQGINVINHVSGPVSEALSAYLHSEQSLSVSECNEVKVEQATIRDEWIDALLKGLRQFYTLLPRLVGVILLLSLFRGFVPEQTLLSLFSGSALYDSFWGASLGSFMAGNPVNSYVIGHGLLEAGVGLTGVMALMLAWVSVGVIQIPAESAALGLRFALVRNAAGFVVVIFVSLVVFLLGGGI from the coding sequence ATGAACGGTAAGGTGGAACAAAAGCTGGGTACAGCCGCCTATCTACTGGTTATTGAAACCGAGGATATGTCTTTTGAGGTCATGGCTGGTCCCTCGCGCTCGGCTGGGCCCGGAGCAGGAGTACAGATCATTTCGCAAGTTGTGGGCATGGGGGCTCGAATTATTCTCGTAGGTCAGGTCGCACCACATATTGTTAAGACTTTGGGAAAACAAGGGATTAATGTTATTAATCATGTTTCCGGACCTGTGAGTGAGGCTTTGTCGGCCTATTTGCACTCGGAACAATCCCTTTCGGTTTCGGAGTGCAACGAAGTAAAAGTTGAACAAGCAACAATAAGAGATGAATGGATTGATGCCTTACTTAAGGGGTTGCGTCAGTTTTATACCCTTTTGCCGCGGCTGGTAGGTGTTATTCTGCTGCTGAGCCTGTTTCGGGGATTTGTGCCGGAACAAACGCTGTTGTCGTTATTTTCCGGTTCGGCCCTGTATGATTCATTCTGGGGAGCGAGTCTTGGGAGTTTTATGGCTGGAAATCCTGTAAACAGTTATGTCATCGGTCATGGTCTGTTGGAAGCCGGAGTGGGGTTGACTGGAGTTATGGCCTTAATGCTGGCTTGGGTCAGCGTGGGGGTAATTCAAATTCCTGCTGAGTCTGCTGCTCTGGGTTTACGTTTTGCATTGGTGCGCAATGCGGCTGGATTCGTAGTGGTCATCTTTGTCTCTTTGGTTGTATTCTTGTTGGGAGGCGGCATATGA
- a CDS encoding aminotransferase class V-fold PLP-dependent enzyme — protein MSNLTRRNFLKSSLGASGALLLSSTAFAGEKEKKEKHKKLEKDPVYALEEIDDLINKLEKKGRKFRADQLDADNEAQWDRLVEYYFDRDDYSCLSVNSANLCPSMKPVSKMVDLVQDMLKKDISFPMRGELADASLSRGLDSIKNWLGLGKQEYEADYLMALVANSTQGNNFINNGLMSSKFFNPEKDNVVVWDVNHPTNYQAWEYRKATQGWSDDSIRILRTKMFSNSVTSQELENGVLPSDPKSEDDIIKALKQTVDKNTKIVTLSWQSNECGMLLPMERIVHELRAINKDMHIHADSAQTFGVLDLKLGDLDVDSITGSFHKWPCGPKMVGLLYMNNKSNAAERFIPSEWGYDEHIKTPEDYGFMAKDGVIDPNAKRFSYLGQQNDATLVATWMTALFHTGKLHPNVTPAKIEKRIHYLGTKTKEALFKNLPRIYPDFNEKEAYKWISTPTTDDNLRSSVFLFKCPQGVQAGNVIKNVYEKHQLAIANLKVLGHDLIRISPTFCNTANDVTQVVEGTIDVIYNMQKGKLANNTIYRSYA, from the coding sequence ATGAGTAATTTAACACGACGCAATTTTTTAAAAAGTAGTTTAGGGGCAAGCGGGGCGCTATTACTTTCCTCTACAGCTTTTGCAGGGGAAAAAGAAAAAAAAGAAAAACATAAAAAGTTAGAAAAAGATCCAGTATACGCTCTGGAAGAAATTGATGATCTGATAAATAAGCTGGAAAAAAAAGGCCGTAAATTTAGAGCTGATCAATTGGATGCGGACAATGAAGCTCAATGGGATCGACTTGTTGAATATTATTTTGACCGTGATGACTATAGTTGTCTTTCAGTCAATTCAGCAAATCTTTGCCCTTCTATGAAGCCGGTCAGCAAAATGGTGGATCTTGTTCAGGATATGTTAAAAAAGGACATTTCCTTTCCCATGAGAGGCGAACTTGCAGACGCTAGTCTCAGCAGAGGGCTTGATTCCATCAAAAATTGGCTTGGACTGGGAAAACAGGAATATGAAGCTGATTATTTAATGGCTTTGGTTGCAAATTCAACTCAGGGTAATAACTTTATTAATAACGGTTTGATGTCTTCTAAATTTTTTAATCCTGAAAAAGATAACGTAGTTGTCTGGGATGTAAACCATCCAACCAACTACCAAGCGTGGGAATATCGAAAAGCAACTCAGGGGTGGAGTGATGATTCAATTCGGATATTGAGAACGAAAATGTTCAGCAATTCCGTAACATCACAAGAGCTTGAAAATGGAGTATTGCCCTCCGATCCGAAATCCGAAGATGATATCATCAAGGCATTGAAACAGACGGTAGATAAAAACACAAAAATTGTGACTTTATCATGGCAATCCAATGAATGTGGTATGCTTTTACCTATGGAACGCATCGTCCACGAGCTTAGAGCCATTAATAAGGATATGCATATTCATGCAGACAGTGCGCAGACTTTTGGAGTTTTAGACTTAAAACTTGGAGATTTAGACGTAGACAGCATAACCGGTAGTTTCCATAAATGGCCTTGTGGTCCTAAAATGGTCGGCCTTCTGTACATGAACAATAAGTCAAATGCTGCTGAACGATTCATCCCTAGTGAATGGGGATATGACGAACATATCAAGACCCCTGAGGATTACGGCTTTATGGCCAAAGATGGAGTTATTGATCCTAATGCCAAGCGTTTTTCCTATTTAGGTCAGCAGAATGATGCGACTCTTGTTGCTACTTGGATGACAGCTTTATTCCACACAGGAAAACTGCACCCTAATGTTACCCCTGCTAAAATTGAAAAAAGAATTCATTATTTAGGAACTAAAACCAAAGAAGCTCTGTTCAAAAATCTACCTAGAATCTATCCGGATTTTAATGAAAAAGAAGCGTACAAATGGATTAGCACTCCAACTACTGATGATAATTTGCGTAGCTCTGTCTTTTTATTCAAATGTCCGCAGGGAGTACAGGCTGGGAATGTGATCAAAAATGTATATGAAAAGCATCAATTGGCCATTGCAAACTTGAAAGTGCTAGGCCATGATTTAATCAGAATATCTCCAACATTTTGCAATACCGCTAATGACGTAACTCAAGTAGTAGAAGGTACAATTGATGTTATTTACAACATGCAAAAAGGTAAATTAGCGAATAATACTATTTACCGTTCTTATGCTTAA
- a CDS encoding substrate-binding domain-containing protein: MKSKLSVVIFLFVVTMLNPIQTRVADADAVAPKKLSIAVIPERGDLDFWKLLKKGAESTANEDSGIELLWIAPAGFGNFKEQKRKVDWCINNNVDAIVISPIRKLKMQKSLDKVLHSGIPIIQMVSETFNGAKIGCIHSDNFKGGMLAAEYLDKKLKGSGKVGLGLFKRGNNPVSMRVKGFKTQLHNSGSKIKVGKSMYIGGDSELALAKIRATMWSEGMDSKKNPKLDAVVGLNESSSEVILEFFEKMGKRKDLAFVVFNPDPEMIQKIEEGSILAGIAQDPYKIGRIAVAQAAMAARGKKIPLETVTEVYLVTKENLSQPKIQKILGLKERNL, from the coding sequence TTGAAAAGTAAATTGTCGGTTGTAATCTTTTTGTTTGTTGTCACAATGTTGAACCCAATCCAGACAAGAGTTGCAGATGCAGATGCAGTTGCACCCAAAAAACTTTCCATCGCAGTAATACCGGAACGGGGTGATCTTGATTTTTGGAAACTATTGAAAAAAGGAGCTGAGAGCACAGCGAATGAGGATAGTGGGATCGAACTTCTTTGGATTGCTCCAGCGGGATTTGGAAATTTTAAGGAACAGAAACGTAAGGTCGATTGGTGTATTAATAATAATGTCGACGCAATTGTGATTTCTCCAATTCGTAAGCTTAAGATGCAAAAATCATTGGATAAAGTTTTGCATTCGGGGATACCGATAATTCAGATGGTTTCAGAGACATTTAATGGCGCAAAAATTGGCTGTATTCACTCTGATAATTTTAAAGGAGGTATGCTGGCGGCTGAATATCTGGACAAAAAGCTGAAAGGTTCCGGAAAGGTGGGGCTGGGGCTGTTCAAAAGAGGAAACAACCCGGTGAGCATGCGAGTTAAGGGATTCAAAACGCAATTGCATAATTCGGGGTCTAAGATCAAAGTAGGCAAGTCGATGTATATTGGCGGAGATTCGGAACTAGCTTTGGCAAAGATTAGGGCCACCATGTGGAGCGAGGGAATGGATTCGAAAAAGAATCCAAAGCTGGATGCCGTTGTTGGTCTGAATGAAAGTAGCAGCGAAGTTATTTTGGAATTTTTTGAAAAAATGGGGAAACGTAAGGATTTGGCATTTGTAGTATTTAATCCGGATCCAGAGATGATCCAGAAGATAGAAGAAGGTTCTATTCTTGCGGGAATAGCTCAAGATCCTTATAAGATAGGTAGAATTGCCGTGGCTCAGGCAGCAATGGCAGCCAGAGGGAAGAAAATTCCTTTAGAGACCGTGACAGAAGTCTATCTGGTGACCAAGGAAAATTTATCACAGCCGAAGATCCAAAAAATACTCGGTTTAAAAGAGCGCAACTTATAG
- a CDS encoding tetratricopeptide repeat protein, producing MLRKIYTIGLSVCLALIILTASGCKTTKKMVYAEYIMPPIAFSDVASIERINIDKPQIKISGVGKKTSKNISNVFTNTIVNDFSSKLYFNGYIKPSDEIYGDVEGLKAVRNKLANSKHGYAVKIVKIRKPAKLKVYATINYKRTKGVDKIKTTLITQNYSIITNKKGVPCTKANTPTEKVVTSKVSYIEVKAKGSLVCTLYDCSGKKLYSRKFDDLEFENKAGGDAGSNSEAPYLEVAQNLFNDAISKIVMDISPHRESRSLLVNEKGDSSVVALVKGTAFYDAFNKLGPIVEAEEKTMDKLSAEINSKYDQLIASAEDPEKKVSLEQERINDLIDTTKDYSPDYENMGIILEIIGDRNEALAYYEMAAKADPENISASESFLRVKKLVTASSCLKDPTKINNYQQKKYEDQ from the coding sequence ATGTTAAGAAAAATCTATACAATAGGCTTAAGCGTTTGTTTGGCTTTAATTATTTTAACTGCTTCTGGATGTAAAACTACCAAAAAAATGGTCTACGCTGAGTACATAATGCCCCCGATTGCGTTCTCAGATGTAGCCAGCATTGAAAGAATAAATATTGATAAACCCCAAATTAAAATATCTGGAGTTGGTAAAAAAACATCTAAAAACATTTCTAATGTTTTTACCAATACAATAGTTAACGATTTCAGTTCTAAGTTATACTTTAACGGGTATATTAAACCTTCTGATGAAATATACGGAGATGTTGAAGGTCTAAAAGCTGTACGAAATAAATTAGCGAACTCTAAACACGGATATGCCGTTAAAATAGTAAAAATACGTAAACCGGCAAAGCTCAAAGTTTACGCAACAATAAACTATAAAAGGACTAAAGGTGTAGACAAGATAAAAACTACACTTATTACTCAAAACTACAGCATTATAACAAACAAAAAAGGTGTTCCATGTACAAAAGCAAACACGCCTACCGAGAAAGTTGTAACCAGTAAAGTTTCATATATTGAAGTTAAAGCAAAAGGCAGCTTAGTTTGTACGTTATATGACTGCTCCGGGAAAAAACTCTATTCTAGAAAATTTGACGATCTTGAATTTGAAAATAAAGCTGGTGGTGATGCCGGTAGTAACTCGGAAGCTCCTTATCTTGAAGTTGCACAAAATCTATTCAACGACGCAATCTCAAAAATTGTAATGGACATATCTCCGCACCGGGAATCAAGATCTCTGTTAGTCAATGAAAAAGGTGATTCTTCCGTAGTGGCCTTGGTAAAGGGTACTGCTTTTTATGACGCATTTAATAAGCTTGGGCCGATTGTTGAAGCAGAAGAAAAAACTATGGATAAATTGTCAGCAGAGATTAATTCGAAATATGATCAATTAATTGCAAGCGCTGAAGATCCAGAAAAGAAAGTCTCTCTCGAACAGGAAAGAATCAATGATCTGATCGATACAACAAAAGACTATTCTCCTGATTATGAAAACATGGGAATTATCTTGGAAATTATCGGGGATAGAAATGAAGCCTTGGCATACTATGAAATGGCAGCAAAAGCAGATCCTGAAAACATTAGTGCAAGCGAATCCTTTTTGCGGGTCAAAAAATTAGTAACGGCTTCAAGCTGTCTTAAGGATCCTACTAAAATAAATAACTACCAGCAGAAGAAATACGAGGATCAATAA